A stretch of DNA from Piliocolobus tephrosceles isolate RC106 chromosome 21, ASM277652v3, whole genome shotgun sequence:
ttcacgccattctcctgcctcagcctccccagtacctggtactacaggtgcccgccacagcgcctggctaatttttttgtatttttagtagagacagggtttcaccgtggtctcgagctcctgaccttgtgatctgcccgcctcggcctcccaaagtgctaggattacaggcgtgagccaccgtgcctggcctataattttagtagagacggagtttcaccatgttggccaggctggtcttggactcctgacctcaggtgattctctgcctcagtctcccaaagtgctgggattacaggcatgagccaccatgcccggcctcaagtCACTGAATTCTCATGTAAAATCTACCGGTCAGAAAAAACATTATCAAGCaattcaaaaatgtataaaatgcagTACAGTCGAATCAAAACATGTCTGCAGGGCCGGGCATGATagagcacgcctgtaatcacaacactttgggataccaagatgggagaatcacttgagcccaggagttccagcccagcctgggcaacataacaagactccatttctacacacacacacacacacacacaagtttaaattagccaagtgtagtggcgtgcacctgtcatctcagctacttgagaggctgaggcgggaggatctcttgagctcaggaggtcaaggctgaagtgagctatgctggcaccactgcactccagccagacacagcaagaccctatctccaaaaaccAGTTTGCTGCACCCCAGTTGCTGCCACCTGGAGTCTGCCATTCATTCCTGGATGTTGATCATTAACCTCTGAGTTGAATTTACAATAGAGTTTCTGGCTGATTGTTTTGGATCTGGTGACAGACACAGCGTAGCATTCTAGTACGGGTATTCTAAAGGTGAGACACATAGCcagcgcggtgactcatgcctgtaagcccagaactttgggagaccgaggtgggaggatcacatgaggtcaggagttcaagaccagcctggccaacatggtgaaaccctgtctctactaaaaatacaaaaattatccgggcgaggtggcgggcgactgtagtcccagctactcaggaggccgaggcaggagaatcgctggaacctgggaggcagaggtggcagtgagctgaaatcgtgccactgcaccccagcctcggtgacagagaaagactctaaaTGAATAAGTAAAGGTAGGACACACACGCAGGTAAATGCATGAAGGGGAGATGGACGCAGGGCTGGAAGTCCCCCCAGACTCACTTTAGTGAGGGGCAGCTGAGTGGGCAGGGTGATGCCTTCTTTAGCCAGCAGCTTTTTCTCATCCTCAGTGAGCACCAGCTCCCGACAGTGCTCAGCCCCAGGTCTCAGGAGGTGGGAGACCCCCAGGTGATGCTGTTGCTATGGAAAAAAGCAGAGGAATGATGGCAGGTGCAGGGACACCAACCACCTTCAGGAAATGAAAGAGTCATCAGATCGAAAACAGTATCTccccaggctgggcgcggtggctcacgcctgtcatcccagctactcgggaggctgaggtgggtggatcatgaggtcaggagtttgagaccagcctggccaacttggtgaaacatggtgaaaccctgtctcaactaaaaatacaaaaagttggccaggcgcggtggctcaagcctgtaatcccagcattttgggaggccgagacgggcggatcacgaggtcaggagatcgagaccatcctggctaacacggtgaaaccccatctctactaaaaaaatacaaaaaactagccaggtgaggtggtgggcgcctgtagtcccaggtactcgggaggctgaggcaggagaatggcgtaaacccgtgaggcggagcttgcagtgagccgagatccggccactgcactccagcctgggcgacagagcaagactccgtctcaaaaaaaaaaaaaaaaaaacaaaaagttagccaggcgtagtggcgtgtgcctgtagtcccagctatttgggaggctgaggcaggagaattgcttgaacctggaaggcagaggttgcagtgagccgagattgtgccactgcactccagccctagtgacagagtgagactctgtctcaataaataaataaataaatagctgggcctggtggcaggcacctgtaatcccagctactcgggaggctgaggcaggagaattgcttgaatctgggaagcgggggttccagtgaaccaagatcatgccactgccctccagcctgggagacagagtaagactccgtctcaaaaaaaaaaaaaaaaaaaaaagtggctcacatctgtagtcccagcactttgggaggccaaggcaggtggatcacttgagctcaggagttcgagaccagcttagccaatatggtgaaaccctgtctctactaaaaatacaaaaagtcagccgggcgtggttgcaggcgcctgtaatcccagctatttgggaggctaaggcaggagaattgtggaggttgcagtgagccgagatccagcctgggcaacagcaactctgtctcaaaacaacaacaacaaaaactatcacTCCACAATCTCCCTTGGCACCAGGACTCAAAATAACCAACACACAGTCCTTTGACTTGGCCATTCTACCTTCAGAAATCAGTCCTACAGATATCCTCATGCACAAAAtggccttttttgttgttttttttttgagaaggagtctcgctccgtcacccagggtggagtgcagtggcgcgatcttggctcactgcaacctccgcctcccaggttcacgccattctcctgcctcagcctcccaaatagctgggacaacagatgcCCGAAACCACACCTGGcagactttttgtatttttagtagagacggggtttcaccgtgttagccaagatggtctcaatctcctgacctcgtgatctgcccgcctcggcctcccaaagtgccaggattacaggtgtaagccaccgcgcccggcccttttgagagctttcttctttacattttatttttactattattatttttgaaacagggtcttgctacttcgcctgggctggagtgcagtggagctatcttggctaactgcaacctctgcctcctaggctcaagtgattctccagcctcagcttcccgagtagctgggaccacagggcatgccaccatgcttggctaatttttgaatttttttgtagagatggggtttcactatgttgcccaggctggtctcaagcagtctgtccacttcagcctcccaaagtgctgggattacaggcggggtgcagtagctcatgcctataatccagcactgtgggaagccaaggcaggaggatcacctgaggctaggagttcaagaccaacctgggaaacatagcaagacccatatctacagaaaaaattaaaagaaaaattacctgggtctaaactgggtgtagtggctcgtgcctgctataatcccagcactttgggaggctgaggcaggtggatcacctaaggtcaggagtttgagaccagcctgaccaacatggtgaaagctcaaacctcatctctactaaaaaatacaaaattaggccgggcgcggtggctcacacctgtaattctagcactttgggaggctgaggctggtggatcacaaggtcaggagatcgagaccatcctggctaacacggtgaaactccgtctctactaaaaatacaaaaaaattagccaggcgtggcagtgtgtgcctatagtcccagttgctggggaggctgaagcaggagaatggtgtgaacccgggaggcggagcttgcagtgaactgagatcgcgccactgcactccagcctaggtgacagagcaagactctgtctcaaaaaaaaaaaaaaagaaaaacaaaattagctggacctgatgttgcatgcctgtaatctcagttacttgggaggctgaggcaggagaatcgcttgaacctgggaggtggagggaggttgcagtgagtcgagattgcaccatgcactccagcctgggtaacaagagagaattctgtctccaaaaaataaaaaaagacaagaaaaattagctgggtgtggtggtgcacgcctgtagtcccagctacttgggagtctgaggcaggaggattgcctgaggccaggagtttgaggctgctgtgagctaggattttgccactgcactccagcctgggcaacagagtgagatcctgtctcaaaaaaaatttttaagatgatAAATAAAGCgtttagaagagtgcctggcatatagcaggtACATCCTCAGTtttagctttgttccttttgttgtcgttgttgagacagtcttgctctgttggccaggctggagtgcactggtgcaatcacagcttgctgcagccttgacctcctgggctcaagcgatcctcccacctctgcctcccaagtagctgggaccacaggcatgtgccactatgccaggctcatttttgtattttttgtatagatggggtttcaccatgttgcccaggctgatctcaaactcttgagctcaagcgatctgcctgccttggcctcccaaagtgctgggattacaggtgtgaaccaccacactcggccagttttagcttttttgttgttgttgctgttgttactgCTAAATACTACAGAGGAAGACGccccagcccaggcgacagtgaaCCCAGGACTGGAATGTTCTCTAACTGTGGGCAAATTCCATGCCTTTCTATGACTCAGTTTTCCAGTCTCTGAAATGGGGATATTTAGTTTCCTTGAACCCGAGCAGCCTTCCCAGATCCAACGCCCCATGGGAGGGTGTGGGGGTGCTCACCAGGTCCCCGCTGCTGCCCGAAAGGAGGAGATCTTTCACGGTGAGATTGCATCGCGGGGACACGTGCACCGGGTCAGCCTGTTTCTCAGCATAGGTCCTTCCTCCTGGGCTCCACATTTCTGACCAGGGCAGTTGGGGACGGAAACCGGGAGAGTGTGAGATGGGAGGAGTCCTGAGCTTCCAGCCTCTAACCACCTCCTCCACCAAGTCTCCCACGCTTCATCTCAACATTCGTAGGACTTTTGCCAGAGCTTGGAGTCCCCAAGGCCTGGGTTGAAGGGGGCAGCCCTCACTAGTGATTCGGTCTCCCCTCTGCTATAAGACTGGAACCCAGCCAgtcatggcggctcacgcctgtattcccagcacattgggaggctgaggcaggaggatcatctgaggtcagaagttcaagaccagcctggccaacatggtgaaactccgtctctattaaaaatacaaaaattagccgggcgcggtggctcaagcctgtaatcccagcactttgggaggccgagacgggtggatcacaaggtcaggagatcgaaaccatcctggctaatatggtgaaaccccgtctctactaaaaaatacaaaaaactagccgggcgaggtggcggcgcctgtagtcccagctactcgggaggctgaggcaggagaatggtgtgaacctgggaggcggagcttgcagtgagcagagatccggccacagcactccagcctgggcggcagagcgagactccgtctcaaaaaaaaaaaaaaaaaatacaaaaattagctgggcctggtggtgtgcacctgtaattccagctgcttgggaggctgaggcaggagaatcacttgaacctgggtggtggacgttacagtgagctgatattgcggcactgcactccagcctggatgacacagcgagatgccatctcaaaaaaaaaaaaaaaaaaagatggggacaCAAATTCAACAGGGCTTGGTACTGTCTGTCCCACAAGGCTGAGGAAAACACAGGACATTGTCAGGAGACACCAGCTGATTCAAAAGGGAGTGGCTGTTATCACACAGAATTACAGGTTAGATTTGCAGCCCGCCAGGCATTATCTCACCCGAGGGGCAGGGACAAGGTCTGATTCACCTCCGGTTGTCCCCTCCTGGTACCCGGCATGCAGTAGGCATGCTGTCTGAGCACACAAACTTCGGGTCAGATAACCTTTAGTTCCAATCCTGGTTGGGcagggctgtgtgaccttgagtaactgacttcacctctctgagcctcagggtttttttttttgtttttgagacagactctcactgtgttgccacgctggagtgcagtggtgcaatcttggctcaccacaacctctgcctcccgggttcaagcgattctcctgcctcagcctcccgagtagctgggactacaggcgcccgccaccacacccgggtaatttttgtatttttagtagagacagaggtttcaccatgttggccaggatggtctcgatctcttgaccttgtgattcactgctttggactcccaaagtgctgggattacaggtgtgaaccactgtgcccagctggttattttgtgtgtttgtttttttgttttgagacagaatctggctctgtcacccaggatggagtgcagtggcatgatcttggctcaccgcaacctctgcctcccaggttcaggcgattctcctgcctcagcctcccaagtagctggtactacagctgccccccaccatgcccagctaatttttgtattttagtagagacggggtttcaccatgttggtgaagtcctaacctcaagtgatacgcctgcctcagcctcccaaagtgctgggattacaggcgtgagtcaccacacctggcctgagccTCAGTCTTGTCAACTCTCCAATGGGACCAAGAAGAGCTCATAGCAAGGCACAAGGGACAAAGGCCACCTGGAGGCCAGGTATCTCCAGCCAggactgtgcctggcctgccgGGACTGcttaatcaacagagtaaatcaTTACCGATCTGCTGTTCCCCACGTCTAGGAGGAGCGCCCTGGAACCTGGGACCCTGTAACCTCATGCACTTTTACGGAGCATCTACAGACCGGgcgctatggctcacacctgtaatcccaggactttgggaggctgaggcaggcggatcacctgagctcaggagtttgagacaagcctggccaacatggtgaaacctcgtctctactgaaaaataaaaattaggccgggcgcggtggctcacgcctgtaatcccagcactttgggaggccaaggcgggcggatcacgaggtcaggagatctaaaccatcctggctaacacggtgaaatcccatctctactaaaaatacagaaaattagccgggcgtggtgaagggtccctgtagtcccagctactcaggaggctgaggcaggagaatggcgcgaacccgggaggtggagcttgcagtgagccaggatcacgccgctgcactccagcctgggtgacagagtgagactccgtctcaaaaataaataaataaataaataaaataaataaataaataaaaataaaaattaactgggcatagtggcacatgcttgtaatcccagctactcaggaggctgaggcaggtgaattgcttgaacccggaaggcagaggttgcagtgagcagagattgcaccactttactccagcctgggtgacagagtgagaccctgtctcaaaaaaaaaaaaaaaaaatctactaggAACCAGGCATGGGGTACAGACACGTAGAAGGCAAGACCCTGACTTCGGGCTGTGCTTGTCAGTGCCATGCCTGGTGCCTGAGCCACTTGCCGGGGTTGCAGCCTAGCTCTGTGGTTTTATCTCATTGCTCAACCCGATGGGACTCAGTTTCACGATCTAGAAAACGGGCTCCCAATAGCATCCACATGAAAACATGGAAACTCCTAGCCAAGGGAGACACGTGTCCTGAGTTTGAGTTTAGGCCCAACTCCAGAttgttgtgtgaccttgaacaagatGCCAGCCCTCTGTGGGCCCCCGTTTCCTCACTTACAAGAAGGGCCCTGGAACAGGGTGAGGGCGGTGGGCACACACACAACAGAACTCACCCAGGTCTATGGTCACAGAGGCTTCAGGCACTTGGACCACTGGCCCTGGGGGTGTGGTGGGGCAAGAGTTGCCAGGATGATAGGAGAGGCAGGGCCCTTTGCCAGGCTGGGCAGGATGGCAGCCGGCTGGGGAGGCGGCCGGTCCGCTGCGTGGAGGGGTGTCCTGGGGGTCGGAGGGGAGGTCTTCAGAGACGCCACTATCACTGCCTTCGGGGGACCAGAGTGGGGAGCTGGGCAGTGAGTCTCCGGAGCCCAGGACGGAGCTGAGGAAGTCGTCAGGGTTGGGGTGTGGCTGGACCTGCTGGGGTGGACGGGGAGGTACAGGAATGAGGAGGTGCACACTCTTTCTAGATTGGTGTCTGGCCCCAGGCAAACCAGTGACCCTCTTTGGGCCTTCGGTGTCCTTCCTTTCTCCAAGATGAAATTAATGCTTCTTCCTCCCGGGGCTGTTGAGGCTCAAACACAGTCACATAGCGTAAAAACCCagccagggccaggtgcagtggctcctgcctgtaatcccagcactttgggaggctgaggagggtggatcacttgaggccaggagttcaagatcagcctggccatcatgatgaaaccccatttctactaaaaatacaaaaattagctgggcgtggtggtgggtgtctgtagcccagctccttgggagtctgaggaaggagaatcgcttgaacctataagatggaggctgcagtgagccgagatcacaccaccgcactccaccccaggtgacagagcaagactccatctcaaaaaaaaaaaaaaaaagaacaaaagggccaggcacagtggctcacgcctgtaatcccagcaatttgggaggccaaggcaggcagatcacctgaggttgggagtttcagacaagcctggccaacatggagaaaccctgtctctactaaaaatacaaaattagccaggcctggtggcgcatgcctgtaatcccagctactggggaagctgaggcaggagaatcgcttgaacctgggaggcgccgGTTATGGTGAGCcgcgattgcgccactgcactctagtctgggcaaaacaagagtgaaactctgtctaagaaagaaagaaagagagagagagaggaaggaagggaggaaggaaggaaggaaggaaggagagagaaaagaaagaaaaaaagagagtagaagaaagagaaaggaaggaaagaaagaaggaaggaaagaacaaaggaaggaaagaaggagagagaaaagaaagaaaaaagaaagagaggaaggaaggaaggagagagagagaaaagaaagataaaaaagaaagagagaaaggaaggagaggaaggagaagagaaccGAACCCAGCCAGGGAGGTGCCCCAAGTTTGAGTTTGAACCTAACTCCAAATTGCTGTGTGACTCTGGATGAGTTTCCACCTgctctgggcctccatttcccCACCTGTAAGAAGGAGCTGATGCTACCTGCAAAATGATGTGCTTGGCTAAAATCAAGCACCGTGACCCATTAGTGCACTGTGGAGCTGAGCAGAGCTCTGGCTGGGCTCTGGCACGTCTAGGACCTTCGTGGGGCCTCAGTGGGACCGCCTGGAGCTCTGTGGCCCCGGGGCAACTGCAGTGGGCTCCTCACCTGGTCTTTGACGTGGCCCCAGTCGTCGCCCAGCTCCACATGTCTCAGGATGCCGTCCTGCCGGTCAAACAGGAGATCCAGGAGCTCAAAGCTGTCGATGGGGTCCATGGGGCAGGCAGAACAAGCCATCTGGGGTGCGAGGAACAGGTGTGAGGGTCACATGTagcccctctcctccccacctcccttgtGCGCACAACCGCGGCTCCTTCCAGCTCGAGTTCAGTGGCCGCTCTGCCTCCAGGTTGGGCCAGCCACTGCCCCTCGCTGAGACTCCCCTTCCAAATCTGGACTTTGAGGTTGAAAGAATTTCACAGTGTGAGAGCCAATTTCTCTTAAAGTGCTggagaggctggatgtggtggctcacacctgtaatctcagcactttgggaggccagggcaagaggatcacttgagcccaggagttcaagaccagcctgcgcaagaTAGAGACCcctatcgctactaaaaataattttaaaaaattagctggctgtggtggcacacacttgtcgTCCCAgtcactggggaggctgaagtaggaggatcccttgaacccacgaggttgaggctgccgtcAGCTATGGCcgccccactgcattccaacctgggtcacagagcaagaccttgtttcaaaaaacaaaaaagtatgccaggtacggtggctcacgcctgtaatcccagcactttgagaagccgaggtgggcggatcacctgaggtcaggagtttgagaccagcctggccaacatggtgatactccctatctctatgaaaagtacaaaaattagccgggcgtggtggtgcacacctgtactcccagctacttgggaggctgaggcaggaagatctcttgaacctgggaggtggaaattgcagtgagctgagatcatgccattgcactctagcctgggtgacaggaagactccatctcaaacaataaaaataaaaataaaaacaaaaataaaaataaaataaaataaaaagtgctggAGAGAGGCCCTAGCTAGAGATGCCGCTTGCCTCTCAGGCCTTcacagcctccccaagtgcccactcctgggaggcaggggcacTTGGAAGAAAGACAAGTGCAGTCCCAGGGCAAAGACACACAGTTTTGCTCATTGCAtcctttctctgggcctcagtcttcccatctgtacaatgggggtGGAGATGGGGTTCCTTGCAGCTCTGGCAGCTTGGGGAGGCTTTCCCAGCCTAGACTCCCGCTCTCGCTGAGGACCTAGCAGGGCTCACCTTTTCAGCAGCTAAATCCATATTCATGGGTCCATCCAGCTCTGTCTGCAGATGCTTGGGGGGGTCTCTGCTCCAAGCTGGAGGCCCACCCACCACCAGCGTTACCCAGGGCCGGGCAAGCTCACAGCCCTCTGTGGCTCTGTCACCACTCCCAAAAGATGCTGAAGCAGCCCTGGGCAGCTCCCAGCCCGCCTCCAGGTGCTGATTGGTGAACAGCGTGGAGAGACAGGGTTGAGAGCCAGTGACACGGGgacaggtgggggcaggggagggaagaCCGTTATCTgggtgttttgtggttttccagCCCTCAGTGGGCAAAGGTCGAAGTCTGGGGTACCTCAGCTCTGCCGTGACCTCTCCCCCACTTACGaggactttctctttttttctttcttttttgagacggagtctcgctctgtggcccaagctggagttcagtggcaccatctcatctcggctcactgcaacctccgcctcttgggttcaagtgattctcctgcctccgcctcccgagtagctgggactacaggtccccgccacc
This window harbors:
- the CREB3L3 gene encoding cyclic AMP-responsive element-binding protein 3-like protein 3 isoform X1 — protein: MNMDLAAEKMACSACPMDPIDSFELLDLLFDRQDGILRHVELGDDWGHVKDQQVQPHPNPDDFLSSVLGSGDSLPSSPLWSPEGSDSGVSEDLPSDPQDTPPRSGPAASPAGCHPAQPGKGPCLSYHPGNSCPTTPPGPVVQVPEASVTIDLEMWSPGGRTYAEKQADPVHVSPRCNLTVKDLLLSGSSGDLQQHHLGVSHLLRPGAEHCRELVLTEDEKKLLAKEGITLPTQLPLTKYEERVLKKIRRKIRNKQSAQESRKKKKEYIDGLESRMSACAAQNQELQRKVLHLEKQNLSLLEQLKKLQAIVVQSTSKSAQTGTCVVVLLLSFALIIFPSISPFGPNKAESPGDFVPVRVFSRTLHNDAASRVTSDAVPGSEAPGPQPEADTTREGSPGSPGADWGFQDTANLTNSTEEVDNATLVLRNATEGLGQVALLDWVAPEPSTGSGRAGLEAVGDEL
- the CREB3L3 gene encoding cyclic AMP-responsive element-binding protein 3-like protein 3 isoform X3; its protein translation is MNMDLAAEKMACSACPMDPIDSFELLDLLFDRQDGILRHVELGDDWGHVKDQVQPHPNPDDFLSSVLGSGDSLPSSPLWSPEGSDSGVSEDLPSDPQDTPPRSGPAASPAGCHPAQPGKGPCLSYHPGNSCPTTPPGPVVQVPEASVTIDLEMWSPGGRTYAEKQADPVHVSPRCNLTVKDLLLSGSSGDLQQHHLGVSHLLRPGAEHCRELVLTEDEKKLLAKEGITLPTQLPLTKYEERVLKKIRRKIRNKQSAQESRKKKKEYIDGLESRMSACAAQNQELQRKVLHLEKQNLSLLEQLKKLQAIVVQSTSKSAQTGTCVVVLLLSFALIIFPSISPFGPNKAESPGDFVPVRVFSRTLHNDAASRVTSDAVPGSEAPGPQPEADTTREGSPGSPGADWGFQDTANLTNSTEEVDNATLVLRNATEGLGQVALLDWVAPEPSTGSGRAGLEAVGDEL
- the CREB3L3 gene encoding cyclic AMP-responsive element-binding protein 3-like protein 3 isoform X4, producing MNMDLAAEKMACSACPMDPIDSFELLDLLFDRQDGILRHVELGDDWGHVKDQQVQPHPNPDDFLSSVLGSGDSLPSSPLWSPEGSDSGVSEDLPSDPQDTPPRSGPAASPAGCHPAQPGKGPCLSYHPGNSCPTTPPGPVVQVPEASVTIDLEMWSPGGRTYAEKQADPVHVSPRCNLTVKDLLLSGSSGDLQQHHLGVSHLLRPGAEHCRELVLTEDEKKLLAKEGITLPTQLPLTKDVSLRCSESGVTEESLASREAKPVPLGAAEETPGHCGTVHQQVSPDRHLCRGPVAVLCPHHLPLHQPFWP
- the CREB3L3 gene encoding cyclic AMP-responsive element-binding protein 3-like protein 3 isoform X2, which encodes MNMDLAAEKMACSACPMDPIDSFELLDLLFDRQDGILRHVELGDDWGHVKDQQVQPHPNPDDFLSSVLGSGDSLPSSPLWSPEGSDSGVSEDLPSDPQDTPPRSGPAASPAGCHPAQPGKGPCLSYHPGNSCPTTPPGPVVQVPEASVTIDLEMWSPGGRTYAEKQADPVHVSPRCNLTVKDLLLSGSSGDLHHLGVSHLLRPGAEHCRELVLTEDEKKLLAKEGITLPTQLPLTKYEERVLKKIRRKIRNKQSAQESRKKKKEYIDGLESRMSACAAQNQELQRKVLHLEKQNLSLLEQLKKLQAIVVQSTSKSAQTGTCVVVLLLSFALIIFPSISPFGPNKAESPGDFVPVRVFSRTLHNDAASRVTSDAVPGSEAPGPQPEADTTREGSPGSPGADWGFQDTANLTNSTEEVDNATLVLRNATEGLGQVALLDWVAPEPSTGSGRAGLEAVGDEL